In the genome of Synchiropus splendidus isolate RoL2022-P1 chromosome 2, RoL_Sspl_1.0, whole genome shotgun sequence, the window ATGAACACACAGCTGTATTGAGTTACATACTTGGGAGTATGTTTATGTAAGTTCCCTCGCGCTGCTGTCGAGACAAGGTGAACGCGTCCGCGTCTCGGGTTGgtttaacttttgttttgttgcgaAGGTGGCATGAGAGAGAAGGGGAAATGAAAGTGTCTTGAAGGACCATTCTGGGCGACGTGATGGAAGGAGTTGGAAAGGAGAGGCCCGTATGCAGTTCCAAACCCTTCCAATGGACCAATCCCCCCAAAACAGAGGCGTCAGCGCTGCTCTGGAAGCTGAAGGACTGTTTCACCACCAATGAAAAGGCGCACGATCAGTTGGATTCTAAAGTAGGTGAACATGGGAGTCACTCGTTTACGATTAAGAGAGGATGACGCTTAGTATCCAAACTGATAAGGTTGGTACATGTCATGTATTTGTGACTGGGTGATAAGATTTAAATCTAGGTCAGTGCAATTCTATTGCATTGTCACCTGTCAACATTAAGATCAGCACTTACTTATCGACTATAGAGCACATAAGCTTCTCACTTCAATTCAATGATCATTTCTCTAATGTTCTCCAACATTTATGTCCCTTGACCTCAACTTAATCATTTCAAGAAGTACTGCCATATTGCATCACTTTTGACTAAGGTGTAAGCAGAAATTATTCAGGCCATGCTGACCGCTGTTCACTGATAATATGTCAACACTAGGTACAAGAAAATGGTAGTCATTTAAGCAGCAATTTTGGTGAACATAAAATACCATACTTAAGTCTGCAAACTCTAATCTTTATTCCAGATGTAATACAGCAAAATCCTATTTAATTTGACGGGTACAGAAGCAGCAAATAGTTCCTCTCCTGGACCAATAAGCTCTGTTTGCATTTTAATCCACCTGTGTAGCTGTTCGGTAAGAATGTTTACTTTCATGTCTTAGTTTGAGCATCAGTGGCAACAATGACTTAAAAGACATGCTGTGCACATAATATCTGCTTGTATAATCCTGAAAGCGAGAGGGGTCGTAATTCACACCTGAAACTCCTGAGTGCTGTGGTTGCTTAGTAGTGTGTCGTCTCCGTAAATGGCAGTTCACCTGATGTGTTTGCATAGAGCGCTGTTAAATGGTAGCTTTAATGCCAAATTCCATTAATAATGATTCAGTTATATGTGATACAACTGATCAAATAATGAATTGTAACATTAAGTGAAATTGTTCTTTGTAGTTTCTCCACATAGTAATAGTAACATGGTAATCTTTTATGTATCTACTGTTCAGCTCTGTACTTGACACCACCCCAACAACACTGTCTTTTTGTGCTTCAGACAAAAATCATGGAGAACAGGACTGTGCTGCAATTGAAGGACGTCCCCCCGCCTCATCACATGCCCACCTCCCGATCATCCCAGCTCTTCCCCAATGCCCCTCTCCCTTCGCTTCCTCCCGCTTTGCTCCCTCCCCAACTTACACAGGACTGCCATTCCCAACAGCCCCCACAATCTCAGCAGGCGTCAGAGGGGGTCAGCCCAAAAGTAAGGATGTGCTCCCACTGTGACTTCTGCAGCCCCGGCCATGGGTTACTGGTTGGTGAACGTGTTGTTGGCAGTAATGGCTGCTCTTCAATGAAGAACATGTCACTCCATAGGTCTTTAAATTCTGTACAAGCAATGAGCAACAGCACTAGTGTCAACACTAGTGGGAGCTCAAGTTCTTGTTCTGGAACCCCAGCCCTTCAACATTTCAGGCACACTTTAAACTGTGAAGATGAAACGCCTGATAAATTACAGACTGATTTTAAGCCACAGATGCTCTCAGCTGTTGCGACATCCCAACCCCTGTCTTCGCACCCCTATCCTTTGTGCTGCTCAGGGCTTCTGCATAACCATTCAAGTTTATGTCTCCCACACAGTCAACCCAGCCTTCACTTCCCTGACCCCTCTGTGGCTTCCTCACTTCCTTCTGTTTCCTCACTTCCCATCCCGATGCATGACCCCTTCTTGGCATCCCCTCGGTACTGTACCTGTGGTGTTAACTGCACTCCTTTAGCGAGAAACATCACGTCCTTCGGTGATCACCCAGCAACCACAACTATAACTTCTTCAACATCGGCTCACTTCTGCTCCGATCCTGTTCATCTAAACGTAGAGCGCACCATTTGTGTGAAGGGTGCTCATTTCTGCCAGATGTGCTTGTTGAAGGTTTGTTCTTTTCTCctcaattttttgttttatgctgCACATCATCACAGCGCAATGCATGAATAACCTGTccgttttttgtatttttttctgccttaatctgttttctttcagcCTGCGAATGGTGTGGCAGCAGAATCGGAGAAGTCGTGGCCGAATGTTCCTGTTCCACATTTGGCTCCTATCTCCATTCCCATCTGTAACGGTTGTGGAACATCGTCAGAGGGTTTGGTGCGCATGCCAATGACGAACATTGGCAAAACTGGACCGACTTATGGTTAGTAAAATCATAATTAAGCAGAGTGCACTAAAACGTTGAATGAACACAATGCGACGGCTTGTGAGCTCATTATATGCATCACAAACTGTTCTAcatttgtgtttgaatgtgaCACAAAGGCCTTTTTATCTGTAAAACTTGTGTGTCTTGAGTTATAGATTACACCTGTGATGACACAACAGCAAATTTCAAACCATATTTCAATGATATCTGCAATATGCAGTCTCGGTCTGCTAGAACAGTGGTCCCTAACCTTTTTAATACTGCGTACCAGTCATTACTtgacaattgaaaaaaatcgCCACTTTGACCCGTTCACTTAGGCCTCGGCATGTCCGTGTGTCTCCTGCTCTCGACCAGTTCCATAACGCTGTCTGATTCTCGTTGCTATGGTaacgtttaaacatgccttTAAAATAGCAGCATACAGATACATAAATGCATGAAAATTTTAACTCACCGTattgttaaatcaatgggagccctgagcttgtttctctgctaCGAGACCGTCCCATTTGGGAGTGAAGGTAGACGGTCTTCTTCTTGGACGTCGTCGGCTCTTTCATTCTTCTTCACTGAACCTTTTCCCCTTCACACAGAAACAACggtttcctactcattttgcgagcaTGTGGGTTaaattttggctctcaagtgactgaggctGAACTGAGAGAatctggtcatttttcaaaataaaatgtttttcaaaataaaagatccttgaTATGGAGATCATACACAAAACGGAAATAATTgattatttcttgtgcggcctggtaccaattgatccacagACTGCTAGCGGTCCCCGGCCCAGGGTTTGGGGACCACTGCGCTTAGAAGGTCAATTGACGTTGGCATTAACATAAAATTAATGCAGATTCAGCCCTAAGCTTTATTGGATTATATGGCCTTTTTTAGTtacacagtggggaaattcaacaatttattcaaaaacatttttttatttaattttcagtATTCTGAAACTGTGGTTCTGGATGTTCATGCTAGGTTCTTTGGAGAGTGGGGGCACGGAGAATATCCCGCCTGTTGGTGTTTTTTGGGACATTGAGAACTGCAGTGTACCAACGGGACGCTCAGCCGGAGCGGTGGTCGAGCGCATTCGAGAGCGCTTTTTCCAAGGTCATCGAGAAGCAGAGTTTATATGCGTTTGTGATATAAGCAAGGAGAGTAAAGCTGTTATCCAAGAGCTTAACAACTGCCAGGTAAATGCGAGCCTCTTCTAGCTCAGCGAATTTGTATTTACATCTGCTGTATTCTCTCAGGTGACTGTTGCTCACATCCATGCTACGTCCAAGAATGCCGCTGATGACAAGCTTCGCCAGAGCTTACGCCGCTTTGCTGAAACCCACACTGCACCTGCAACAGTTGTTTTAGTATCATGTAGGTTTGCAGTGAAACAAAGGCGTCTGTCTATTTTGTCCTGATGTACAATTTTTATCTTTCCAGCGGATGTGAATTTCGCCAGTGAGTTAAGTGACCTGCGTCACCGCCATGGTTTCCATGTGATCCTGGTTCATGGAAGCCAGACGTCACAGGCTTTGATGCAGCACGCCAACCAGCATGTAGCCTTCCAAGAAATCACGGCGGATTTGCCACCACGCATGCTGACAAATACTCAGGTAGGACCtgcttaaatgttttttttttcctttttactaCATGCTTTTTGTCAGGCAAGAACACCATTTGTTTCCAATGCTTATGAAATCCTCCTTGTACCATGACCGGTGTGTTTTTGAGCCAAATAATGTAgacgttttctgtctgagattaTTCAAATTTTTAAAATTTGGTTTCAAGGGTAATTCAAATTGAGGAAAAGGCCATTTGTGAGCTAGTTAGGTCATTTCCTATTGTAAATTATACAAACCCAGACAGGCTTTGCTGTCTCTTCCACTCCCTCAGCCCAGTTTCAACCTCCTCTATGTGCACAACCTTCCTGTCAACTGTGACAAGGACCTTCGGAACGCAGTGAAGCTCAGGCTCCGCCGCCTCTCTGACAACTGTGGTGGCAAGGTTTTGGGCATGTATCAAGGCACGGCAGTCCTCAGGTTTGGTAGCCCAGACGCGGCTGCGCGTGCACGCAAGCGAATGGAAAACGAGGACGTGTTCGGCCACAGAATCAGCCTTTCCTTTTTGCCGCAATCTGGTGATGACACTGGTCCCAAGCTTGAACTTGAAAGTCAGACTGATCACACTCCTTTGCCCCCCCACCAAAATCGGGACAGAGCGTTCGCTCCTctgtcctctttttcttttctgcctcTGGAGAATGTGAGATCCCCCAGAAGGCCATGGAGAGCAGCTCGTCCATGCTTCACTACTGGCACGGTGCCTGAAAGGCCATACAGCCCCAAGAGAGGGTGCAGTGagcctcctggtggtgcccCAGCAAAGCCCCATCAGGTCAGCAGACTCGTCGGTGCCTGCTTCTGCTTAACCTTCCTCGCCATGTGTCCTTGTCTCAGCTGCTCTGTAAATCATTGAAGCATCGCTCTCCTGCAGAGTTTCCACTGTCGCTGCTTTGACTAACATGCATCTTTTCAAACATCACTTGTTTGCTTTGCTGTCATCTAGAGACCTGTTTCCCTGAGTTGTCTTGCAAAGAAATCCTGAAAATGGTTTCTGTCATCGCATCCCCTttcatttctgcttttcttcatccATCTTGTTTGGCCTAGTGTCTTGACGTCAGTTGTTCATGACATCAATACCCTTGCTGTATATTTCTCCTCTGAAGCTTGCTCAAGTGTGTCCGGTAGTCATCTTGATCTGAATAGTACCAGTCAGTAATAatatggttgttgtttttttctgatctaGGAATTGGGTAATTTGGAGAATAAAACCAGTCTGAACATAAATCACCTGGATAAAGCAGCAGCCTCGTCTTCACTCTGTACTGATGACAGCAGAGCTTTTGAACAACTGCCTCATCCCAGTCCAACTGGAGCGTCTGCGGGTCGACAAAGGTACCAGAAGTCTTTCGATGTTGGAACCAGCAACCCCTGATTTGTCCAGAAAGTTGTGCCAGCATCTTTGTCTCTCTGTTAGCTCTAAGAAAAGAGGAAGTCTTGACATGTACATTTTCCTATTTCAAGAGATGATTCCAATCCTCCCAGTGCTCCAGAATCGGACTTTGGAGACCGGACCTCTGAGGATTTTAAAATCAGCACACCATCAGCTTTCAGCAAACTGAACCTTCACCGGAGCTTCAGTCCATTGGTCCTCTCCCAGAGCTCCTGGTCTTCAAGGTGAGAGCTTATGTTCCTGATTTCTTCAACCCTACCGTTATTGTTTGCCTTTATTCCATTTGGGTCATTGGCAATATCCATGTAACTCAGGTTTAAGGCGCTCTGTGGCCTTTCTTCTCAGTTTTGCTCTGTTTTaatgatcaaaataaaaaaaaaatcaggagtGAAATATTGgccataataaaaatatttcaattttttcatcttgaggatttcaagcaattgtttttaGTCATTAAGAGATCTTCTCCTGTTCCAAAAATACTGTATCTCTTCTGACCACTCTCTCGATGCACAGAAGTGCATCTCCGTGTCTCTCCAGCCGTTCCTCACCCCTGCTCTCTGCCCCTCGGAGCCCTTGTCCAGAGGGTCGACAAGAGCCTTTTTCTGATGGGGCTGAAATCCTGGTCGCCAATCTGGACTACAGATTGTCCCGAAAGGATCTGCAACAGACGCTCCTCAACATTTTCTCCAGATTTGGACGGGTAGGAATTGTCCGTTGCTCCTAAATATACATTGTATAAACTGCCCATTTGTATTAATCATATGTTTGTTTACAGGTGAAAGCTGTAGAGCTCAGTCCACATACAGACTATCAACTCAAAGCCACGGTCCAGATGTTTTCCTTACAGCAGGCCATCAGTGCCGTCAGTGGGCTGCACAGGTATAAAATTGGAGGAAGACGCATCCAGGTGTCCCTGGTCACTGGTGGCAGGAATAAAGCTCTTTCACTGCTCAGGTACTGACTAGTGCTTTTCACTTCACTTAAAGCTGAGTACACACACTTTGCAATTGTAATGAGATTTATGATCaatttgaaacattttgaaatgtgctGGACTATTGACTGAATAATGTAATTTAGATTTAATGTTATCTTTTTAAACTTCTGGCATAGATTCAAAACTTCATTTGAGAGTGAGGTATCGCTACTTCCTTGGCGGCTCATTTGACTCTGGGATTGACATCTAAACTGTATCTTTGTCCACAGCTCTGAGATCGTAAGCATTCTCTTGGAAGCTCCCGCCAACTGCCTGCCCTTGTTGAAGTTTACGGAGATTTACAAGAAAAAGTAGGAGACTTTTACACGAGTGCAGTTGGATGTCATAAGTGATGATGTCTGTTTCTCTTTTGCGCTCCTTACAACGTAAAAGTACTTGATAAGACTGGTTTCAAAATCCTCCAGTATGGTGTTTTCTGATTCATGTGTTGTGTAAAacgttgaaaatgtttttgggaaAAAGTCAGTTAAAAACACTTCACTTTCATGTACCATTTCCACTTATTTCCGTCATTTTTTACCTCTCCAGATATGCTCGCAGGCTCGTGATTGGAGATCTGTATGAGCTGCCAGAGGTGGTAGCTGTTAGAGAACAGGGAGGTTCAAGACTGGTGTGCCTTCTACCAAGCAGCCAAGTCCGACAGAGTCCACTGGGGTCTTCTCATTCGCAGGAGGGCTCGTCTTCAACAAGCTGCAGCCCGGTTGTTTTTGAGGAACTGGAGTATCATGAACCAGTGTGCAGGCAACACTACACTCAACCAAACTTCAGGTGATTCATATCTTGAAGATTGACCTTGTGACCCTGTCGCAATGATAAACCATAGGATTTTCTTCATTGAATGAGCTAGAGTAGTGATGgataaatgaggtttcatggaacgGCATccagattttcagtggccaccagatggcgcactcttttgtaaaatgtttggacttggacaaaaaactcaatgaaacatcaaattctagtggcctcagaaaatgaggtcagtttcatcaaccctgcattGCTCTctctcatgatacctcatcgacatGTCACCAAGTTATAGTATAACTTGGCTACTGATTGGAAAAACAGTCATCTCGTATGATTTAAGTGCAGAATCATTAGCTGAAATGCATTTGAATCCCACATTATGTATTATATTGGGTCATGAGATCCTATCAGCAGGAATGAACTTTTCTAAAGATTTCCACTGAGACTGTCGGCGCTTCATCTATGACAATGTGGAATATTCAGTTTTCAGTCACGGTTAAGTTGCGTTTTCACAAAAGTTTGTCTTCTGACTTGGTTTCCATGAATTGTCATCTGTTTTCAGTGAGGCTGACTTCGATCCAGACTCTTATCAAATCCCATTTGTAATGTTGTCGCTGAACACGTTGGCTGCAGAAGTTCACAGCTTGCTGCAGTCACATGAGGGTACTCTTCCCTTACTCAGGTAGTAAAACGCTCGTTTTAAAAGCAGTTCATCTGTGAAGGTGATGACCTGGTTTGTGCTGTAGTTTCCCAGACTGCTACGAAGCCCAGTTCCGACCGTTGGAGCTGGTAAATGAAACCATAGAGGGTGCGGTTCCTTTGGAACACCTCATCACGTGCGTTCCTAGTATCACCATTGTCACAGCTCAGAATGGCTTCAAAGTCATCAAGTGGATCCACAACAAACCACCAACTGCCAACTCTGGTGTGCACACTTCCAAAATCACAGTCTGCATGCAATCCCACAGACTTTGTGATGTCTGGGTTGTTGTTTCTTCCTCAGCAGAACCATGGATTCAGCGATGCAAGAGCCCAGTGGGAAACCCTCAGCTCATTCAGTTCAGCCGAGAGATCATCGATCTGCTAAAGAGTCAACCGTCATGCCTCATGCCGATGAATAAGTTCATACCATCCTACCACCATCACTTTGCCAAGCAGTGCCGAGTCTCCGACTATGGCTTCTCTAAGTtgttggagctgctggaggctgTTCCGCATGTCCTGCAGGTATTGCCATTTACTGTTTGGCTGTTGTTTTTAGCCACTGTTGTTAATTATAAATGACCTTCAGTGCATTCAAAGTCATTTAATGTGAGAAGTCTAGAATTCTGCTCCTTTATTGGGTCATTTCATACCATTACAAGACTTGACTCAAATGTTACTCGTAACTTCTTGTTTAATTTAGGGCCTTTCTGAGTTTTTAAACTTGACAAAAAACACAGACTGTCAGGTGATTTTCTGCCAAAAGTTGGAACACTTAATATTGAGGTTGTGATCGCATCATCTTACTGATTTCTCTGCACAACTAATCTCCATATTCCTTCCGTTAGATTTTGGGGATGGGCAGCAAACGCATGCTCACTCTGACCCATCGTGCGCAAGTGAAGCGCTTCACGCAGGATCTGCTCAAGCTGCTCAAGTTTCAAGCCAGCAAGCAAGTGGCCCTCAAGGACTTCATGCAGGCATACCACTGGTGAGGACCTGACCGACACCTCCAGACTGCGACTTCTTTTTATTGTCAACAATCTCCCGCCTCATGTTCTAGGTGCTTCTCAAGAGACTGGAGAGTGGCCGACTACGGCACGTGTGACCTAATGGATCTTCTGACTGAAATTCCTGACACGACTATTACTGTCGCACGGCAGGAACAAGACACAGTTATATCTGTTCCCAAAAGAGGTAAGTTGGATCAAAGCATTAAACAGTTATCTTTTTTGCCAATTTCCTACCGATATTATCTTGATAATAGGACATTATGGGTCTTTCATATTAGGATCGGAATCCAGAAGTTGAAGTATTTATCGCTCTATCTTGTCGTGCGAGAGCTCTACTTTTTACTTGTCTAATCCTGGATCTCtgttgccacctgctgtcccattgagctctTTTCTGTCAACAATTCCTCAAATGCTATCAAAGGTGTTGATTTACAGAGATTAAAAAAGGTAATAATACCTTTTTTAATCCCggagaaaaacaaatccaaatataaTAAACAAGTGGCTTGGTGGAGATCTTGGCTCTCTGAGAGCATCCGTAACCTGCTCCTGTGTACCCACAGAGCGCACTGCGGAGGAGATCGAACGCACC includes:
- the LOC128754628 gene encoding meiosis regulator and mRNA stability factor 1-like isoform X4, whose translation is MEGVGKERPVCSSKPFQWTNPPKTEASALLWKLKDCFTTNEKAHDQLDSKTKIMENRTVLQLKDVPPPHHMPTSRSSQLFPNAPLPSLPPALLPPQLTQDCHSQQPPQSQQASEGVSPKVRMCSHCDFCSPGHGLLVGERVVGSNGCSSMKNMSLHRSLNSVQAMSNSTSVNTSGSSSSCSGTPALQHFRHTLNCEDETPDKLQTDFKPQMLSAVATSQPLSSHPYPLCCSGLLHNHSSLCLPHSQPSLHFPDPSVASSLPSVSSLPIPMHDPFLASPRYCTCGVNCTPLARNITSFGDHPATTTITSSTSAHFCSDPVHLNVERTICVKGAHFCQMCLLKPANGVAAESEKSWPNVPVPHLAPISIPICNGCGTSSEGLVRMPMTNIGKTGPTYGSLESGGTENIPPVGVFWDIENCSVPTGRSAGAVVERIRERFFQGHREAEFICVCDISKESKAVIQELNNCQVTVAHIHATSKNAADDKLRQSLRRFAETHTAPATVVLVSSDVNFASELSDLRHRHGFHVILVHGSQTSQALMQHANQHVAFQEITADLPPRMLTNTQELGNLENKTSLNINHLDKAAASSSLCTDDSRAFEQLPHPSPTGASAGRQRDDSNPPSAPESDFGDRTSEDFKISTPSAFSKLNLHRSFSPLVLSQSSWSSRSASPCLSSRSSPLLSAPRSPCPEGRQEPFSDGAEILVANLDYRLSRKDLQQTLLNIFSRFGRVKAVELSPHTDYQLKATVQMFSLQQAISAVSGLHRYKIGGRRIQVSLVTGGRNKALSLLSSEIVSILLEAPANCLPLLKFTEIYKKKYARRLVIGDLYELPEVVAVREQGGSRLVCLLPSSQVRQSPLGSSHSQEGSSSTSCSPVVFEELEYHEPVCRQHYTQPNFSEADFDPDSYQIPFVMLSLNTLAAEVHSLLQSHEGTLPLLSFPDCYEAQFRPLELVNETIEGAVPLEHLITCVPSITIVTAQNGFKVIKWIHNKPPTANSAEPWIQRCKSPVGNPQLIQFSREIIDLLKSQPSCLMPMNKFIPSYHHHFAKQCRVSDYGFSKLLELLEAVPHVLQILGMGSKRMLTLTHRAQVKRFTQDLLKLLKFQASKQVALKDFMQAYHWCFSRDWRVADYGTCDLMDLLTEIPDTTITVARQEQDTVISVPKRERTAEEIERTKKFGKEVVDLLRHQPHCRMPFSKFIPTYHHHFCRQCKLSYYGFTKLMELFEAIPEVLTVLQCGEEKVLTLTEVEQIKALAAQLVKLLRAQKTSTLPVNQLLTEYSKTFGYGLRLQDYDVSSLPALLNKLCHVVKVVDSPEGREVQLINRKSLRLLTTQLLALLMSQEENVDKGLTVEELSQRYLTVYRILLNPCEYGFLSLSELLKSLPYLVEVYNDSDESIKAGNDPALHGDEWVRLTMLYQFARNVRALLNTYHYNQIFLTEFHAAYTKFTGCGLEPRSYGYNGIDELLGAISQVVWIKGHGHKRIIVLKNDMKAKTSSPVPSSPQPGASTETPRDSPVSSDGCETPRQSVAGSAESELLCLTSSEDLLCGPVPSCLPSPQLHPDPVLLRDADLIRFEDKTAATAGGNKPGSSSSDAAVNTKTPLSVESPSRRGARSRIKLAANFSHTAGL